A window of Gemmatimonadota bacterium contains these coding sequences:
- a CDS encoding pilus assembly protein HicB: protein MKAIDRYHKWVEWSEEDGVYIGKCPDLITGIHSDDPLQVYEELCEVVADVIRHFESQGCPLPEPRVRPVETVIHV from the coding sequence ATGAAAGCTATTGATCGCTACCACAAATGGGTAGAATGGAGTGAGGAAGACGGCGTATATATCGGCAAATGCCCGGACTTGATCACGGGGATTCACAGCGATGATCCGCTGCAAGTTTACGAAGAATTGTGTGAAGTAGTTGCTGATGTTATTCGCCATTTTGAATCTCAAGGTTGCCCGCTTCCAGAACCCCGAGTAAGACCTGTGGAGACCGTAATTCATGTCTAA
- a CDS encoding class II aldolase/adducin family protein, which translates to MNLHQAKLDIVEAGRRVYERGFVASNDGNISCRIEEDRILTTPTGMSKGFLKVEDLCITDMDGTLVSGQKRPSSEIGMHIFLYRERPDVRAVVHAHPPTATGFAVAGVPLTMCVLPEVIITLGAIPIVEYGTPGGPEISEPIRQYVKDYDAYLLENHGATTIGAGVMNAYYKMETLEHFAKILFVAQQLGGYNELNAEQVEKLVAIRNRMGLRGPDPACDVPDVPTTQSSNGGIPTIRTLSAGGTASAQTSQDDLIAEITRRVMEELK; encoded by the coding sequence ATGAATCTCCATCAGGCCAAGCTCGATATTGTTGAAGCCGGGCGCCGCGTGTACGAACGCGGCTTTGTCGCTTCTAACGATGGCAATATTTCATGCCGAATTGAAGAAGACCGCATTCTCACTACGCCAACGGGGATGTCCAAGGGATTTCTCAAGGTCGAAGATCTCTGTATTACTGACATGGATGGCACGCTCGTGAGTGGGCAAAAGCGGCCTTCGTCGGAAATTGGGATGCACATTTTTCTCTATCGCGAGCGCCCCGATGTGCGCGCTGTAGTACACGCGCATCCGCCAACGGCTACGGGTTTTGCGGTGGCTGGCGTTCCCCTTACTATGTGTGTTTTGCCCGAGGTGATTATCACTCTCGGCGCTATACCTATTGTGGAATACGGTACGCCGGGAGGACCAGAGATATCTGAACCGATCAGGCAATACGTCAAAGATTACGACGCCTATTTGCTCGAAAATCACGGTGCGACTACGATCGGTGCCGGTGTGATGAATGCCTATTATAAGATGGAAACGCTGGAGCATTTTGCGAAAATACTTTTTGTGGCACAACAGCTCGGCGGTTATAACGAACTCAATGCGGAACAGGTGGAAAAACTGGTCGCTATTCGCAACCGCATGGGTCTTCGCGGTCCCGATCCAGCGTGCGATGTCCCCGATGTTCCTACTACGCAATCCTCCAATGGCGGCATTCCCACGATTCGCACATTGAGTGCCGGTGGTACAGCCTCTGCCCAAACTTCTCAGGACGATCTTATTGCGGAAATTACTCGCAGGGTTATGGAAGAGTTAAAATAG
- a CDS encoding EutN/CcmL family microcompartment protein encodes MFLARVLGSVTSTIKHSDYNSAKLMVVQPITPDGKDDGASALAVDATGVGRGEIVLVIRQGVAAGLVLNVELPAVRSVIVGVVDDIDMKG; translated from the coding sequence ATGTTCCTGGCCCGCGTACTCGGTAGCGTCACATCGACTATTAAACACAGCGATTACAACAGCGCCAAACTCATGGTCGTGCAGCCCATTACGCCCGATGGCAAAGATGACGGCGCATCGGCTCTTGCAGTTGACGCCACAGGCGTTGGCCGAGGCGAAATTGTCCTCGTGATCCGACAGGGCGTCGCGGCAGGTCTCGTCCTCAATGTGGAATTGCCTGCGGTGCGTTCCGTTATTGTCGGCGTTGTGGATGATATTGATATGAAGGGGTGA
- a CDS encoding EutN/CcmL family microcompartment protein yields MFLGRVIGKIWATRKDVSLKGFRLLVVEPIDHEHKKAGEAFVAIDVVNASDGETIYWVGSREAPNALPDKYGPVDAAVVGIVDQVDV; encoded by the coding sequence ATGTTCCTCGGCCGCGTCATTGGCAAAATTTGGGCGACGCGCAAAGATGTTTCGCTCAAAGGTTTTAGACTGCTTGTCGTTGAACCGATTGATCACGAGCACAAAAAAGCTGGAGAGGCTTTTGTCGCTATTGATGTGGTCAATGCCAGCGATGGCGAGACCATCTACTGGGTCGGTTCACGAGAAGCTCCCAACGCCCTGCCCGATAAATACGGCCCGGTTGACGCGGCAGTTGTCGGTATTGTAGATCAGGTTGATGTATGA
- a CDS encoding type II toxin-antitoxin system HicA family toxin, protein MTPRKIRELIQDLRKAGFYEISGGGKGSHRKFAHDKYRGVVTLSGNLGNDAKPYQEKQVQGAIQEAKK, encoded by the coding sequence ATAACGCCTAGAAAAATCAGAGAATTGATTCAGGACTTGAGGAAAGCGGGATTTTACGAGATTTCTGGTGGAGGTAAAGGATCGCATAGAAAATTTGCACACGACAAATATCGGGGCGTTGTCACCCTCAGCGGAAATCTTGGAAATGACGCAAAACCATATCAGGAAAAACAAGTTCAAGGCGCGATTCAGGAAGCTAAAAAATGA